taaaaatcctaccgagtgaagagccaaacctctcactcgggggcttagctgcagccaagtgctcgcctaagatataaaaatcctaccgagtggtaagccagaccttccactcggaggcttagctgcagtccaagtactcgcctaagttataaaaatcctaccgagtgaagagcaaacctctcactcgggggcttagctgcagcccagtgctcgcctaagtataaaaatcctaccgagtgaagagcaaacctctcactcgggggcttagctgcagcccagtgctcgcctaagatataaaaatcctaccgagtgaagagcaaacctctcactcgggggcttagctgcagcccagtgctcgcctaagatataaaaatcctaccgagtgaagagcaaacctctcactcggggcttagctgcagcccagtgctcgcctaagatataaaaatcctaccgagtgaagagcaaacctctcactcgggggcttagctgcagcccagtgctcgcctaagatataaaaatcctaccgagtgaagagcaaacctctcactcgggggcttagctgcagcccagtgctcgcctaagatataaaaatcctaccgagtgaagagcaaacctctcactcgggggcttagctgcagcccagtgctcgcctaagatataaaaatcctaccgagtgaagagcaaacctctcactcgggggcttagctgcagcccagtgctcgcctaagatataaaaatcctaccgagtgaagagcaaacctctcactcgggggcttagctgcagcccagtgctcgcctaagatataaaaatcctaccgagtgaagagcaaacctctcactcgggggcttagctgcagcccagtgctcgcctaagatataaaaatcctaccgagtgaagagcaaacctctcactcgggggcttagctgcagcccagtgctcgcctaagatataaaaatcctaccgagtgaagagcaaacctctcactcgggggcttagctgcagcccagtgctcgcctaagtggattaaggaataagtcgactgcagtgagcgtcttgctttgaacctgcaaaagacatttcaagccaaaagcaatcatattcaaacatcaaattcaagttcggaacgatacctaaaggaaccgaaagtgctcaggcgctaagcctgttaaggtttatcggttacaactccactcggcataccgaggcaaatttaaagcgtcgagcttaaaagaagttttttacccctcctgtggagggctggaaggtgcaacaaactcatcaagatcaattccatctgcgatccgagtggcagcagcaatgaaagtttccataaaggacctgaagtcgtgtttcttggtgttggccacccggagggccgccagcttgtcttctcgcgcatctttgcagtggactcgggccagacacagagcaacatctgcaccgcaccgagccgaggactttttccactcctgcactcgaccagggaccgtgttcaagcgagccaccagcgactcgaggtcgttctggagtgtctccctgggccagagcgttgagtcgatgcgagatgtggcgaccttcagccttgcaagatagtccacgacagctgcaacacgggactccagtcggaaaacattcatggcaacttcgtcgttcaccggagaattgacagggtcaaggtttggttccagccggctagtctcttcttcaaagtcttgacaaaattctgcaagggcgatcaccgagtcaaggcaatggtcgaatggaaaaatcacagttgaaaatgattgttgagcataaaggtttaccttcaagcataaggaacagcttcttggcaagaccactcaggaaggcctccagatcatttttcttctcaagagcagctttcagattggtattttcttgttcaagcttggtgactgaagctaacttctcgtcggcaagcttgatcctctcagctagttcaaggtcttttttctgttgggcctccttcaccttacctgcaagttacagcaagatcagattttgaaacaagtaaagggaaaaagcagtcgtcgaggtctcaccaaacatacctttggtctcctcctttgccttcgtcagattctcctgagccagcttcaaatccagctcgagctgaatgtgcttgttttccagctcagtgtagcgagccgcaaggtcacaggatctctgcgaagaatcaatcgactaaatgtcaaagataattcacttccgagtggaaaaggaaaaatcatgcgtttctaagactacagccgaatacaagcattcgaccgtagtctcggggactacacccagtgggtgcactcagcgtgcccccactaatcctgttgaagacagagtcgaccagtcgacctcaaaaaaaacaagatgtattctttaagactgtaatcgactgcaagcagtcgaccacagtctcggggactacacccagtgggtgcactcagcgtgcccccaccggtttgcgaaatccattcgccatagtcgaatgacggaaagactgaacttataaagcctaaggccgactgcccgcagtcgaccttagccttggggactgcacccagtggatgcactcagcgtgcccccaccggtttgcgaaatccattcaccatagtcgaatgacggaaagactgaacttataaagcctaaggccgactgccagcagtcgaccttagccttggggactacacccagcgggtgcactcagcgtgcccccgctaacacggagtttaaatcgacacacccactgggtgattactataaattctggaaagaaaacaagcggtggtcgactgacctgaacattgctttgaagggcggaactggcatcgtaagctgcctggctcgcatcccggatggtcttcaactgctccatcatgatccctgcctggcgtatcgcctccttcgcggcgccagcttggtcctctgggacgtggtgcgtcgtgaagagggagggctgcagagcactcgtcagtggatctgcgaaggacacagtgtgtcgagtggtgttctcctcctccacgaccagagtctcaggcaccgtcacatcctgggacaccctgccggcagacgctttcctactccttctgtgcttcagcggttcctcatcttcatcatcatcagggagagtgataacaacattggatggagctacagaaaagaatcagaattagagatcatgagtcagtcgactagaaacggtgttaagagtatagtaccaggttttgaggttgctgcgtcctccatctcatggtcgtcagcccgggctgaggtctcagaagtagcagcactgcaactccaaagagtcagtcgactaactccagcgccaaccagagataatgttcgcacaaaacaagaagactcaagcagcatgattaccctgatatggtggggatggacaccttcatcttcggcaggagcttggtcggctttgacggggccgccctgggctgcttcgacgccttttcagtcggcgccggagaggtggtccgagggcgcttggtcgactgtgtaacagtcgcaacccccttgccacgttcagtcgcagggtcatggacaagtttcgaccgcctttccgagcgcggtggtgcgacctcctcctcctcctcctcttcctcgtcctcatcatcatcatcatcatcgtcatcatcatcatcatcatcctcagcggcgtccgagtcccactcctcctcctggctctcgcccccgctcgcttctccctcctcggtcggagcctgtgctccattgggcatcgagtacagctcagtgagggcctgatagacatcaagacaaagatcagtcgaccgatcggcagagaaaacagaaataaatgtgacaagaatacaatgggaagtggagcagacataccttgtttggatcactgtggcagtcgagtggaggaatccttctggctccgcgagggttatccttgttcccagtaacagcggccatccacctttccagagtggcatcgtcgactgcttctggattgacccgagtcacatcctcagtcccgcagtacaaccacatgcaatggctccggaactgaagaggctggatacgacgcctaagaaaaacctccaggagatccatacccgtcactccctcccgaaccaactgaactacacgctccatcagcatcttcacgtcagctttctcctccggaatcaccttcagagaggagggcttgttcactcggcccatggtgaactgagggagtccactcgactgccccggcgtcgactgatcctggcagtagaaccaggtcgactgccagcctctgactgactcgggaaatgtcatggctgggaaggtgctcttgttcctcacctggatccccagacccccacacatttggacaactcgggttttttcgtcgcctgggctcgccttcttcacggtctgagagcgacacgtgaatatgtgcttgaacaaaccccaatgcggtcgacaacccaggaaactctcacacatggacacaaacgcggcaagataggcgatagaattcggggtgaagtggtggagttgcgctccaaagaagttcaagaaaccacggaagaaaacgctcggcggcaaagaaaatccgcggtcgacatgggtagccagaagcacgcactcaccctcttccggctggggctacCACTCTTTCCCCAgaagccttgcagctccatgagggatcaggccctcgttggccatgtcgaggagatccttctccgtgatggtcgattggatccaatctccctggacccagcctttcggcaggcgagatctagacgaagacccgccacgactggtggatctccccttcgccttctccgtcgccgacgccttcttcgcgcgttctagcgccgccgtcttctccttggccatggctgccggcgagacgcgcgaggagaagttgtgcggaggcgagagcgagcgcgttgggcggagacgaagggaacagagggagaatgctgaggcactgttcaaaaaaccctcgccgggcgcatttataagatcccttccgagtggatgacaggtgggcccggtcgatctaatcatatcctgaacagttacgcggacgcgatacgtggcgaaaaaagcggcgcggggatcgaggcgtctatgccctgtcccgtccgaacaccgcggtccgccccgcttcgcgcgcttccccaaatttcgcatcccgcggaatccgcgaacggcagatcggtctgccaaacgcgggatttcctgcgatccgtcgctcggaaatcggcgaagtccaaaagatcactcgacgaaggaaaagaatggatcgagtcgactgaagaaaagttgctcactatcaacaaagagattttttggttcaaaacaacgcacgaccagtatgcgaaggctaatcggaaacaacatcaactccttcatcactcaagcctcaatccattcgggggctaatgatggagtcatgtacctagggtagggtcacagacctgatctaagtaccctgcccaaggacacccttagaagagatcaccttccagtcgacctacgagggactcactcgactgacttgaaggactcgaccacgaagactcactcgaccaccagaaggtcaagaggcactctgcactgcaacggtctgtaattaagtagactttatgatagtaaagacactttatgtggggcgttaccagtaacgccccggacttaatgtaccttaaacccttcattacgtgggttggctggggtcctggcgcactctatataagccacccccctccacaggcagaagggttcggcaccctgtaatccatacacacataatccactcgaccgcctccgggctccgagacgtagggcttttacttcctccgagaagggcctgaactcgtacatctcttgtgtttacaacctctcgaTAGCttggaccttgcctctccatacctacccccactctactgtcagacttagatccacgacacccGGGGCCTCCCCGCGCCATGACCTGCGTCCACCGGGACCTCGCTGCCCGCGCAGCCGAGGGGAACCGGCCTACCTCACCGACGAGCACTCCCCGCCACGGGGGGAGCACCGACCGCACCAACGAGGCCGCCGCCTCAGATCCAGACTCTCACCATCGAAAGGGAGTAGTCTCGCCCCGTCGCCACCATCCCGGGAGCCGGCGCCGGCTTCGCCGGCCGTTCCTCCGGTGGCGGCGAGGTGGGGAGGGAGATGGGAAGGGTGAAGGGCGGCCGGATCTGGGTTCCCCCGTCGCCGGCTCATGGTGGTCAGTGGACTTTGGAACTCATTGTCATGAATTTCACATCTCCTTGCCCACCATATTACCCAGAGGGTAACCAAGACCCGAGCTAGATCATGTTGACTCGTAGTTTCAAACAGCCAGAAGAGCCATAGGCAAGCATCTTCAGTGTGGTTTGATATTATGTGCTCCAAAATCACTTCGTCACCAAAGTGCCCAAACACACCTGGCCATGCTACATTCAAACAAAGAATGCCTCCAGTTATCCCCCGCTGCATTGCAAATTGAGCAAACCGGAGAAGTTATCATGTTCCTTTTATACCTCGCCATTCCAGTTGGCAGTGATGCATGCGCTAATCTCCAAGTGAAAGGCCGCAGTTTTGAAGGCACCAAGACCTTCCACAATCTAGTCCGGTCCTTCTTTTCTCATTCTTGGTTCGAGTGGCTTGTTTTATTCTCTAACCAGTCTTCTCTCTGAGCCTTAATTCCTGTGAGCATTTTATAGGCCGATCTCACTAAAAAGGTGCTTGATAAATGATCGTGTGGCCTGCTCCGATTTGCTTTTGGGTATCGATGGTTAGATGTGCACCATCGTTTGCATGTCGGGTGGGGAACGTCGTTCGCATATCAAGGGACGGGCGAAATGTTGGTGTGCTAGCGGCGCACATACAAAACTTTTGGTCATGGCAAAAGGAAGCACTAGCTGCTTTTTGTTTTTTGGGGAAGCAGTTACCTACTTATGGATGGTATATGGCGGGTAAGTTCAACCAACTCCAATAGCAAATACCATGACTGACGAAAAATCCGGAGAAATCGAGAAATGCTTCGGGTACAAAAAATTCTATTTACTCAAGAGCTACACCTATTGCTAATAATATGATAATTTTCTTACAAGTCCAGCTATCTCTATTTTTAATCTTGTTTAACTACTGTATATACTCGGTCAGTATCCGATTCGGCGATTCCCATGGCtgcttttgctggactggagtaaCGAACCAGTAGTAGTACTCAGTACCATGATGACGTACTTACGAGCCTTCTCCCAAGGGCACAACACTTGCAGGATTAACAGCGGTGACGACACCATTACGCCACGTTGTATTTACTCATGACTCATAGCGTTGTTGTTTGCGTAGAGACGCTAGTGCTGAACACTAGTACTGTTCGCTTGTGCTGTAATACTGTTGCTCACTTCACTCTGACGTAGAAAAACCAAAGAACAGCACACGTTCTCGATCGCCGATGCGTCTGCGTCTCGCCGGCGCTCAAGTTGAGGCTCAACTTGCTCCGTAATTTACAGGGCTGCATGATCGATCCAGGCCATGATGGACGGTCCACGCCGTGCGTCTTATCTGCTAAGCATAGGCAGACACTCCAAATTCTCTACTGCACTAAACTGAACTGGAAGACCGAGACGGTGACGCGCTGTCCTCGCGTACTCATGACTCGCGCGGAAGACCCCGCATCCCGACGCACGCGCTGGCCCCCACCCGCCAGCCTCCGCGCAGGGGCATCTCACGGAGATCAGGAACGGGTAGCGGCACCGGTGACCTGTGATGACGTACGGAGGATGCCGCGGGCGGGGGTGGAGGCAAGCGGAGGGGACGACGACCTGCGACCCCGGGCTGGCCTGGCCGTTGTCCCTTCCCGTGGCCCGTATGCGAGCTGGCGCGGACGGATCTGTTCGGTTCCGCGTCCACACGGAACGGCACAAACGCCATCGCGCCCGTGGACGCGGGGTCTGCCTCGGAAGGAAAGGAAATGGATTCGGACATTAGATCGCCTCCATACGGTACGCATGTAATATGCGCGCAAAGATTCCATACGCTTTTCGTGCTTGTCTCGCCCCGTCGTGTATACGTGTACCAGCGCATCATTGCGTCGACCACGTGCGTCCAGTTTCGCCTATCTCGATCGTCTGCCGATATGATGCCTGCAGTCGGCAGATGCGCGCGCGATCGAAGAACGAAGCAACGTATACGTACGCGAGAAACTTGGTCAGAGATGGCGATGATTGATGCTAGGTAGCCACAGTAGATAAGTGACCTATACCGATCACCTAATGGCCAGTGAGTACATGCAATAATGGTGCTGACATAGTACGAGTTTTGGCATTGTTAGGAGCAGGGAGCCATGCATGCACGGCAAGGAATTTCACAAGGAATAATCCAGTGCTAGCTAGCTAGGAGAAAGGGCACCGGACAATTTAAGTTGCCGTATGGACCATGCAGTCCAGGTTGCCCCGGCCGCAATGCACGGGCGAGCGCGCATGCAAGCGAGACGGACCCTACTCTCTCTCCCGTTCCCATCCAACCACAACTGGCTGTCGCCCGTGCATGCATGGCATTCGTCTCCACTCCCCATCGGTCCAACTCCTAACCGAAGCAACGCACGCCCGATCTATCTTCCGGTAGTCTGGTAGACGCCGGCACGCCTACGTGCTCGGGCTTGTCGTAGGCGGGAATCCGCGCTGGCTTTGTAGCAAATGGAGCTGCATTGCACGTGAGAACAACGGAGACAAATAGTACGAAATCACACAAAGAGCTTTCTTATACGGATTCACTCACGTACAATAATAAGCCAGTGGCCATTCCAATACTAATTAACCGGAAATTAAATGAAATGATACAGTGGTAGTGGTATATTGAATCGAGGTAGCACGTTTCGGTACGTCTACACGCGCCATGCTGATGGCGATGGCGAGTGGTGGTGGCGCGGAGGGGTCCTCGGCATGGGCGGCCTTCCGTCGGCGGGCTCCTCGCGGCGGGTGTGCTTGCtgggcggggcggtggcggggaCGGGCACGTAGGAGGCCGCGAACACGGCGTCCCAGATCTCCGCGAAGGCGCGGAGGATGACGTCGTGGTGGTGCGGCGCGTTGAGGGTGAGGAAGCGGCGGAGCATCTGGCGCAACTCCTCCCCGGCGATGATCCCGTTCTCCACGATCATCTGCACCATCGACTGCCGGAAGTCGCTCAGCGGGTCCTCGGACTGCTTCACCACTGCCACGCTGCCGTCGAGCCCAACTTCCACGCAGGCGTCAACAGTCACCGGTTCGACGCTGTCACCGACGCGGCGATCCTTAGCGCCGCCCGTCGTGACGTCGCCGCCCTTGACGCCACTTTTCATGGTCGCCTTCTTGTGCTCCGGTGGCGGTGTCGAGGCTTTCTTGTCGCGGTTGCGGTGGCTCTTCCGGCCCCACGACACGACGCTCTGCTCCAGCTCGTTGAGCTCGCGCAGCAAGCCGGAGAAGCTCTGCGTGGCTGCCGATCCCTCCATCTTGAAGTGGCCGTCGTCGCCGCATTCGAACTCCGCCACGGCGTCCTCCCATagcaaggacgacgacgaggcAGAGGTCAGAGTGTCCGTCGTCATCGACGCCGACGGGTTGGCCCTCCCGCCCCTGCGCCGCGTCTCGGTTGTGGTCGATGTACCCGCGCCGGACGGCGAGGGCGACGCAGACACCGACGCGGGGACCACCGACACGCTCTTGGCGTCCTTGCAGCCACACCCGAGCGCGAACCCGGCACCGCCGTGGCGCTTCTTGACCGAAATGCCGGGGCTCAACATTCTTTCTGTTCTTGTCCTTCCGGAGTGTGCGCGTGTGGGACGGCACTACCACCCGGAGGGACTTGCTCGTGTGAGGCTAATTGCGCAGCGCTCTAGGTTGTCCACTTTTGGTTTATCTTGCTGGGTCGGGGCCTCGGGGCTTTATATAGAAGAAGAAGTGTGCATCGCTCAGCTAGGCAGCTAGCCCCCTGCCCTGTACACATGGGCGCACACGACCCACTTTCGTTTCTACACTACTATCTCTACTATCTAAAAGAAACGCAAGGTTCCGTTTCTCATCTTAC
Above is a window of Triticum aestivum cultivar Chinese Spring chromosome 6B, IWGSC CS RefSeq v2.1, whole genome shotgun sequence DNA encoding:
- the LOC123137620 gene encoding transcription repressor OFP8, translated to MLSPGISVKKRHGGAGFALGCGCKDAKSVSVVPASVSASPSPSGAGTSTTTETRRRGGRANPSASMTTDTLTSASSSSLLWEDAVAEFECGDDGHFKMEGSAATQSFSGLLRELNELEQSVVSWGRKSHRNRDKKASTPPPEHKKATMKSGVKGGDVTTGGAKDRRVGDSVEPVTVDACVEVGLDGSVAVVKQSEDPLSDFRQSMVQMIVENGIIAGEELRQMLRRFLTLNAPHHHDVILRAFAEIWDAVFAASYVPVPATAPPSKHTRREEPADGRPPMPRTPPRHHHSPSPSAWRV